The following proteins are encoded in a genomic region of Sorangiineae bacterium MSr12523:
- a CDS encoding DUF1328 domain-containing protein has translation MLYWAAVFFIIAIVAGIFGFFGIAASAAGVAKLLFVGFLILAVISLLVGRRSTL, from the coding sequence ATGCTGTATTGGGCGGCTGTCTTTTTCATCATTGCCATCGTGGCCGGCATCTTCGGTTTCTTCGGAATCGCGGCGAGCGCGGCGGGTGTTGCAAAACTTCTCTTCGTCGGCTTTTTGATCCTGGCGGTCATTTCGCTGCTCGTCGGGCGTAGGAGCACGCTGTGA
- a CDS encoding aldo/keto reductase — MPMRPLGKTGVSVSIVGIGGFHIGEPSEQEGIRIVRTALDRGINFLDNCWDYNDGKSEERMGKALRDGYRDKAFLMTKLDGRTKQSAQEQLEQSLRRLGTDRIDLVQIHEVIRDSDPDRCFAAGGCVEALVEAKKAGKIRFIGFTGHKHPNIHLAMLRAADTHGFAFDTVQMPLNVMDAHFRSFEHNVLPVLVEKRIGVLGMKSMGSGILLESKTVTPVECLHYAMNLPTSVVITGCDSMGVLEQAISAAISFKPMDKAEVAALLEKTRAAAAEGKYEKFKTSEQFDGTVKNPKWLETATI; from the coding sequence ATGCCCATGCGGCCGCTCGGAAAGACGGGCGTATCGGTATCCATCGTGGGCATCGGTGGATTCCACATCGGTGAACCCAGCGAGCAGGAGGGCATCCGCATCGTGCGCACCGCGCTCGACCGGGGCATCAACTTTCTCGACAATTGCTGGGACTACAACGACGGCAAAAGCGAAGAGCGCATGGGCAAAGCCCTCCGCGATGGCTACCGCGACAAAGCCTTCCTCATGACCAAATTGGACGGCCGCACGAAACAATCCGCCCAGGAACAACTCGAACAGTCGCTGCGCCGGCTCGGCACGGACAGGATCGATCTGGTGCAAATCCACGAGGTGATTCGCGACAGCGATCCCGATCGATGCTTTGCCGCCGGTGGGTGCGTGGAGGCGCTCGTGGAGGCCAAAAAAGCGGGAAAGATTCGCTTCATCGGCTTCACGGGTCACAAGCACCCGAACATCCATCTCGCGATGTTGCGCGCCGCGGACACCCACGGCTTCGCCTTCGACACCGTGCAGATGCCGCTCAATGTGATGGACGCGCACTTTCGGAGCTTCGAGCACAACGTACTTCCCGTGCTCGTGGAAAAGCGCATTGGCGTGTTGGGCATGAAGTCGATGGGCTCGGGCATTCTGCTCGAGAGCAAAACCGTCACGCCGGTCGAATGCCTGCACTACGCCATGAACCTGCCGACATCGGTGGTCATCACCGGTTGCGACAGCATGGGCGTGCTCGAGCAGGCGATTTCAGCCGCCATCTCGTTCAAGCCGATGGACAAGGCCGAGGTCGCAGCGCTCTTGGAAAAGACCCGCGCGGCTGCGGCAGAGGGCAAATACGAGAAATTCAAAACGAGCGAGCAGTTCGATGGAACCGTAAAGAATCCCAAGTGGTTGGAGACGGCCACCATTTAG
- a CDS encoding CHAD domain-containing protein, with amino-acid sequence MRANEPMVPALAGELHGHAKRLRKRLRRAKKGDPEGVHDARTTVRRLRLELDVLARHASNPRTMRRLEDRLHTLDKALGDIRDEDVLREDAGAKHGLRPLVKRLERSRKKKERQARRTLSKGRALVRKVRRCEPDADVRLAPRAGKVHPVLVRHLGPEEIARGFDAVLAYETAPIDHESLHRFRGACRRLRYLLELFEEAPAHTATVISDLRGAQSQLGDLHDHHVAVSRISKWLEDGRLPRTRALEDYLVERARADKRLLREAHEQRRKILGADFRARVAAVLMGTPPARQAA; translated from the coding sequence ATGCGTGCGAACGAGCCCATGGTGCCCGCGCTCGCGGGCGAACTGCACGGTCACGCCAAGCGCCTCCGAAAGCGGCTGCGGCGCGCAAAAAAAGGAGATCCCGAGGGCGTCCATGATGCACGCACCACGGTGCGGCGTCTCCGGCTCGAGCTCGACGTACTCGCCCGCCACGCGTCCAACCCGCGGACGATGCGCCGCCTCGAGGACCGATTGCACACGTTGGACAAAGCCCTCGGCGACATCCGCGACGAAGACGTGCTGCGCGAGGATGCCGGCGCGAAGCACGGCCTCCGTCCCTTGGTGAAACGGCTCGAGCGCTCCCGAAAGAAGAAGGAGCGCCAGGCGCGGCGTACCCTGTCGAAGGGTCGCGCGCTGGTGCGCAAAGTGCGCCGGTGCGAGCCGGATGCCGACGTTCGGCTCGCACCGCGCGCGGGCAAAGTTCACCCGGTGCTCGTTCGGCACCTGGGGCCCGAAGAGATCGCGCGTGGGTTCGACGCGGTGCTCGCGTACGAGACGGCACCGATCGATCACGAGAGCCTGCATCGTTTTCGCGGCGCCTGCCGGCGATTGCGGTACCTGCTCGAGCTCTTCGAAGAGGCGCCCGCGCATACCGCGACCGTCATTTCCGATTTGCGAGGGGCCCAATCGCAGCTCGGCGATCTCCACGACCACCACGTCGCGGTGTCCCGCATTTCCAAATGGCTCGAGGACGGCCGCCTGCCGCGCACCCGTGCGCTCGAGGATTACCTCGTCGAACGCGCACGGGCCGACAAGCGCCTTTTGCGCGAGGCGCACGAGCAGCGGCGCAAGATCCTCGGTGCGGACTTTCGGGCACGCGTGGCGGCGGTGCTCATGGGCACGCCGCCTGCGCGTCAGGCCGCGTGA